In Meleagris gallopavo isolate NT-WF06-2002-E0010 breed Aviagen turkey brand Nicholas breeding stock chromosome 2, Turkey_5.1, whole genome shotgun sequence, the following are encoded in one genomic region:
- the LOC109366508 gene encoding small basic protein 1, giving the protein MRLLCVLFAVLLLFSLATPGYGQHKGTCKGYCASACNKKDEWTFHQSCKKMYCCLPPPKKGK; this is encoded by the exons ATGAGGCTGCTCTGCGTGCTctttgctgtgctcctgctcttTTCCTTGGCCACCCCAG GGTATGGGCAGCACAAGGGCACCTGCAAAGGGTACTGCGCCTCCGCATGCAACAAAAAGGATGAGTGGACGTTCCACCAGTCCTGCAAGAAGATGTACTGCTGCCTTCCCCCTcccaaaaagggaaaatga
- the LOC109366509 gene encoding meleagrin-like has translation MRFLCLVFAVLLLVSLAAPGYGQVLKYCPKIGYCSSKCSKAEVWAYSSDCKVHCCVPANRKWK, from the exons ATGAGGTTCCTCTGCCTCGTCTTCGCTGTCCTCCTGCTGGTCTCCCTGGCCGCCCCAG GCTATGGGCAGGTCCTGAAGTACTGCCCGAAGATCGGCTACTGCTCCAGCAAGTGCTCCAAGGCAGAGGTCTGGGCCTACTCCTCCGACTGCAAGGTGCACTGCTGCGTGCCTGCCAACCGGAAGTGGAAATAA